A genomic segment from Nitrospira sp. encodes:
- a CDS encoding Coproporphyrin ferrochelatase has product MPVPRRPIAVLLMAMGGPDRLENVEAYLKDVRGGRPTAPELVEEIRERYRVTGGKSPVLGIMREVAYALEQRLNRSDGERYRCYVGLRHWHPFIKETYAQLLDDVPERVVGFCMAPQYSSLSIGAYMKKVEEARAESASEVPISFVTSWHRHPLLIAGIADNIGQTLQKFPADVRPHVPVLFTAHSLPERVVVMKDPYPEEVAGTVEAVCAQLGARPTRFAYQSQGRSGEKWLGPSVEETVAELAQEGHRHVLVAPIGFICDHVETLYDIDIELKQLAQRKGMHLERIPMLNASASLIDIVTSIIEAHESSLVH; this is encoded by the coding sequence ATGCCTGTTCCCCGACGACCGATTGCCGTGCTGTTGATGGCCATGGGCGGGCCGGACCGTCTGGAGAATGTGGAGGCCTATCTCAAGGATGTGCGGGGGGGGCGACCAACCGCGCCTGAGTTGGTCGAAGAGATTCGTGAGCGCTATCGGGTCACCGGCGGGAAGTCTCCCGTACTCGGCATCATGCGCGAGGTGGCGTACGCGTTGGAGCAGCGACTGAACAGATCGGATGGAGAGCGCTATCGATGTTATGTGGGGTTGCGGCATTGGCATCCGTTCATCAAGGAAACCTATGCTCAGTTGCTCGACGATGTTCCGGAACGGGTTGTCGGCTTCTGCATGGCGCCGCAGTATTCCTCGCTCAGCATCGGAGCCTACATGAAAAAAGTCGAGGAGGCGCGGGCCGAGTCGGCCAGTGAGGTCCCGATCAGTTTCGTGACGAGTTGGCACCGCCATCCATTGCTGATCGCCGGCATCGCCGACAACATCGGGCAGACCCTGCAAAAATTTCCGGCGGATGTCCGTCCGCATGTGCCGGTATTATTCACGGCCCACAGTCTGCCGGAGCGGGTGGTCGTCATGAAGGATCCCTATCCGGAGGAAGTCGCAGGAACCGTCGAGGCGGTTTGTGCGCAGCTCGGCGCCCGGCCGACGCGGTTCGCCTATCAAAGCCAGGGGCGGTCAGGCGAGAAGTGGCTCGGACCTTCGGTCGAAGAAACGGTGGCAGAGTTGGCCCAAGAAGGCCATCGGCATGTGCTGGTGGCGCCGATCGGCTTCATCTGCGACCATGTGGAAACCTTGTACGACATCGATATCGAGTTGAAGCAATTGGCCCAGAGGAAGGGCATGCACCTGGAACGTATTCCGATGTTGAACGCCTCGGCCTCGTTGATCGATATCGTGACGTCGATCATCGAGGCGCACGAATCCTCGCTGGTCCATTAG
- a CDS encoding Nucleoside triphosphate pyrophosphohydrolase MazG, producing MSERFDRVVAIMAQLRAPGGCPWDRKQTHESLKPYLIEETYEALDTIDRHDFVKLKEELGDVLLQVLFHSQIGTELGTFTIDDVLQQLAEKLVRRHPHVFGDGVGDKRALNPDQVVHRWEDIKRAERKDAGKPESLLHDIPQALPALLRAYQTQVRAARVGFDWPDNQQGLADVLAKVDEEIDELRRAVDDAAATPLPRSEPTSEMTAELGDLLFSLVNVARHLKVNPEESLRQATNRFTTRFHFIERQAERSGRSVSDLTTAEMDRYWEEAKRLESSPSLEAAAPIPPPTGTTEALT from the coding sequence ATGTCCGAACGGTTCGACAGAGTCGTGGCCATCATGGCCCAGCTTCGGGCACCGGGCGGTTGCCCATGGGACCGCAAACAGACCCACGAATCCCTCAAGCCCTATCTGATTGAAGAAACCTACGAAGCCCTGGATACGATTGATCGGCACGATTTTGTCAAGCTGAAGGAAGAACTTGGCGACGTGTTGTTGCAGGTGTTGTTTCACAGTCAAATCGGAACGGAACTGGGCACCTTCACGATCGACGACGTGTTGCAACAACTGGCCGAGAAACTGGTGCGTCGCCATCCCCACGTGTTCGGTGACGGAGTCGGCGACAAACGGGCCCTGAATCCGGACCAGGTGGTCCATCGGTGGGAAGACATCAAGCGGGCCGAGCGCAAGGACGCCGGAAAACCGGAGTCGCTCCTGCACGACATTCCCCAAGCCCTTCCGGCCCTGCTGCGCGCCTATCAAACACAGGTTCGAGCCGCGCGGGTCGGATTCGACTGGCCCGACAACCAACAGGGTCTGGCCGATGTCCTCGCCAAGGTGGACGAAGAGATCGACGAACTCCGCCGCGCCGTCGACGATGCGGCTGCGACTCCTCTGCCCCGATCGGAGCCTACATCGGAAATGACCGCGGAACTGGGCGATCTCCTGTTTTCGTTGGTCAACGTCGCGCGGCACCTCAAGGTGAATCCGGAAGAGTCGCTCCGTCAAGCCACGAATCGCTTCACAACCCGTTTCCATTTTATCGAACGACAGGCTGAGCGCAGCGGGCGAAGTGTCAGCGACCTGACGACGGCTGAAATGGATCGTTACTGGGAAGAGGCGAAGAGGCTGGAATCGTCCCCGTCCCTCGAAGCCGCCGCACCCATCCCTCCTCCGACAGGAACGACGGAGGCTCTGACGTGA
- a CDS encoding Two-component system response regulator protein, translating to MPASILIVDDEVSILNSLSSILEDEGYEVTVAKSGIEALKLCTVTPPELMMLDIWMPEMDGLETLRRLRELVPQTQVMMMSGHGSIETAVKAIKLGAYDYIEKPLSLENVTLRVKHALDQHRLEQENRTLRTKVEGKFELIGQAPVMQQLRRIIETAGPTNSRVLIGGENGTGKELVARAIHQHSTRVGRPFVAVNCAAIPETLIESELFGHERGSFSGATAMKRGQFEQADGGTLFLDEIADMSLSTQAKVLRALQEQQFTRVGGTKLIKVDVRVLAASNKDLLKEIDKGTFREDLFYRLNVVPIVVPTLRDRREDIPLLVTHFLRVHAEEQGLKIKQVSPEAMDVFMQYEWPGNIRELRNLIERLMIMVPGSVIEASQASMTLQVRPQLSAPQPAVGTQPVTTLLTKHYDSLRDARNAFEKEFIARKLREHHWNISRTAEDLKIERSHLHRKIKLLDVEMRPES from the coding sequence ATGCCTGCCTCGATTCTCATTGTAGACGATGAAGTGTCGATCCTGAATTCTTTGAGCAGCATCCTGGAGGATGAAGGCTATGAGGTGACCGTGGCCAAGAGCGGCATCGAAGCGCTCAAGCTCTGTACGGTGACTCCGCCGGAGCTGATGATGCTGGATATTTGGATGCCTGAGATGGACGGCCTGGAGACACTCCGGCGGTTGCGGGAACTGGTGCCCCAGACGCAGGTCATGATGATGTCGGGACACGGGTCGATCGAGACGGCGGTCAAGGCTATCAAGCTGGGGGCCTATGACTACATTGAAAAGCCGCTCTCGCTCGAAAACGTGACGCTGCGGGTGAAACATGCCTTGGATCAACATCGGCTGGAGCAGGAAAATCGTACCCTCCGCACAAAGGTGGAGGGGAAGTTCGAGCTGATCGGGCAGGCGCCGGTCATGCAACAGTTGAGACGTATCATCGAAACGGCCGGCCCGACCAACAGTCGAGTCCTGATCGGCGGCGAGAACGGAACCGGAAAAGAGCTGGTGGCACGGGCCATCCATCAGCACAGCACCAGGGTGGGCCGCCCCTTTGTCGCGGTGAATTGCGCCGCCATTCCTGAAACGTTGATCGAAAGCGAATTGTTCGGGCATGAGCGAGGTTCATTCAGCGGCGCGACGGCCATGAAGCGCGGCCAATTCGAGCAAGCGGACGGCGGTACCCTGTTTCTCGATGAAATTGCGGACATGAGCCTGAGCACCCAAGCCAAGGTCTTGCGGGCCCTGCAGGAGCAGCAGTTCACGCGGGTGGGCGGCACGAAGCTCATCAAGGTCGATGTGCGGGTCTTGGCGGCGTCCAACAAAGATCTGCTGAAGGAAATCGACAAGGGCACATTTCGGGAAGACCTGTTTTACCGGCTCAACGTGGTGCCGATCGTGGTACCGACCCTGCGCGACCGCCGCGAGGATATTCCATTGCTCGTGACGCATTTCCTGCGGGTACATGCGGAAGAACAGGGGTTGAAGATCAAGCAGGTGTCGCCGGAAGCCATGGATGTGTTCATGCAGTATGAGTGGCCGGGCAACATTCGCGAGTTGCGCAACCTCATCGAACGACTCATGATCATGGTGCCGGGCTCCGTGATCGAGGCCTCACAAGCATCGATGACGCTGCAGGTGCGTCCCCAGCTGTCGGCGCCGCAACCGGCCGTCGGCACCCAGCCGGTCACTACGTTGCTGACCAAGCACTACGATTCCCTTCGCGATGCCAGGAATGCGTTCGAGAAGGAGTTCATTGCCCGCAAACTCCGCGAGCATCACTGGAACATCTCCCGCACAGCCGAAGACCTCAAGATCGAGCGCAGTCACCTGCATCGAAAGATCAAGCTGCTGGATGTGGAGATGCGGCCGGAAAGCTAG
- a CDS encoding Permease of the drug/metabolite transporter (DMT) superfamily, which translates to MPQLALFLTTVVWGATFPATKAALEQTPPLSFLFLRFLLGMIVVFTVLLFARRRLAQDSMTLRISLIATGWLFLGYVLQTVGLRFTSASNSAFITVLYVVFVPLYLRRLGLHTWISNGIALAGLWVLVRPTASANLGDLMTLGSAAAFAAHIACLERYTRMVDPVSLFAWQLLFMTVAMLGTMWWEAPALSAFEPTRVLFVGLIVTGILATGAFAVQMWAQRLLPAQQVALLFAAEPAVAAWLAWYFLGETLDAQGWFGSAMILGGVLLGSWVTGESVPHPESVSVRSKGG; encoded by the coding sequence ATGCCCCAACTCGCGCTGTTCCTCACGACCGTGGTGTGGGGGGCAACGTTTCCCGCGACGAAAGCGGCGCTCGAGCAAACCCCTCCGCTGTCGTTTCTCTTCCTGCGGTTTCTCCTGGGGATGATCGTCGTCTTCACGGTCCTGCTGTTTGCTCGTCGGCGGCTGGCGCAAGACTCCATGACGTTGCGGATCAGCCTTATCGCGACGGGCTGGTTGTTCCTCGGCTATGTGTTGCAGACGGTGGGGCTCAGGTTCACGTCCGCGTCGAATTCGGCGTTCATCACGGTGTTGTACGTCGTGTTCGTGCCGTTGTATTTGCGTCGGCTGGGCCTGCATACCTGGATCTCCAACGGGATCGCGCTGGCCGGACTCTGGGTGCTGGTCAGGCCGACTGCTTCGGCGAATCTCGGGGATCTGATGACGCTGGGAAGCGCGGCGGCCTTTGCCGCTCACATCGCCTGCCTTGAACGCTATACCAGAATGGTCGATCCGGTATCCCTGTTCGCATGGCAACTGTTATTCATGACCGTGGCGATGCTGGGCACGATGTGGTGGGAGGCTCCCGCTCTGTCGGCGTTTGAGCCGACTCGCGTGTTGTTTGTGGGGTTGATCGTCACCGGCATTCTGGCTACCGGGGCCTTTGCCGTGCAAATGTGGGCGCAGCGTCTCCTGCCGGCGCAGCAAGTGGCGCTGTTGTTTGCGGCAGAACCGGCCGTCGCGGCCTGGCTGGCCTGGTACTTCCTCGGTGAAACGTTGGATGCGCAGGGCTGGTTCGGCAGCGCCATGATCTTGGGCGGCGTCTTGCTCGGGTCCTGGGTGACGGGCGAATCGGTGCCGCATCCGGAATCTGTCTCGGTACGTTCAAAGGGAGGATGA
- a CDS encoding Uroporphyrinogen III decarboxylase yields MASAMNDRFLKACRREPVDCTPVWFMRQAGRYMVEYRRLREKHSILELCKTPELAAQVTMQPIDRFALDAAIIFADILLPLEPMGLSLEFAEGEGPVIHNPVRDGAAVERLKVIDGGELQYVMDAINLTRTKLADRVPLIGFAGAPFTLASYAVEGGSSRNYVRTKQMMYGDPQAWHRLMDKFARVITGYLRRQIKAGAQAVQLFDSWVGCLSAGDYAEYVMPHVQLIFEGLKHEGVPLIHFGTGTTAILKAMRRAGGDVIGVDWRIPLDEAWDLVGHDRALQGNLDPVALFGPIPEIERRVTDILRRAARRPGHIFNLGHGILPNTPVEHVAAAIDLVHTLSTK; encoded by the coding sequence ATGGCCTCCGCCATGAATGATCGATTTCTCAAGGCCTGTCGGCGTGAACCGGTGGATTGCACGCCGGTCTGGTTCATGCGTCAGGCCGGCCGCTATATGGTCGAGTATCGCCGATTACGGGAGAAACATTCGATCCTGGAGCTCTGCAAGACGCCGGAGTTGGCGGCCCAGGTCACGATGCAGCCGATCGACCGGTTCGCGCTCGATGCCGCCATCATTTTCGCAGACATTCTCCTACCTCTGGAGCCGATGGGGCTGTCGTTGGAGTTTGCCGAAGGCGAAGGGCCCGTCATCCACAATCCCGTGCGGGATGGGGCTGCGGTGGAACGGCTCAAGGTGATCGACGGCGGCGAACTCCAATACGTGATGGATGCGATCAACCTGACCCGTACCAAACTGGCCGATCGCGTGCCGTTGATCGGGTTTGCCGGAGCGCCGTTTACGTTGGCCAGTTATGCCGTCGAAGGGGGCAGTTCGCGAAACTACGTGCGCACGAAACAGATGATGTATGGGGATCCGCAAGCCTGGCACCGGTTGATGGACAAGTTTGCCCGGGTAATCACCGGCTATCTCCGCCGGCAGATCAAGGCCGGCGCCCAGGCCGTGCAACTCTTCGACAGTTGGGTCGGCTGCCTGTCGGCCGGGGACTATGCCGAATATGTCATGCCGCATGTGCAGCTCATCTTCGAGGGGCTGAAACACGAAGGAGTGCCGCTGATTCATTTCGGCACCGGCACGACGGCGATTCTGAAGGCGATGCGCCGCGCGGGCGGCGATGTGATCGGGGTCGATTGGCGGATCCCTCTCGACGAAGCTTGGGATCTGGTGGGGCATGATCGCGCCCTGCAGGGGAATCTCGATCCGGTCGCACTCTTCGGTCCGATCCCTGAAATCGAGCGACGGGTGACGGACATTCTCCGGCGAGCCGCAAGACGCCCGGGGCACATCTTCAACCTGGGGCACGGAATCCTTCCCAATACCCCCGTCGAGCACGTGGCCGCCGCGATCGACTTGGTGCATACGCTCAGTACAAAGTAA
- a CDS encoding Protoporphyrinogen IX oxidase, aerobic, HemY has product MARISRSVVIVGGGIAGLSTAFALLEQAAAAEVALTCTILDAAPVWGGKILTHRVGRLVMEAGPDSFLSQKPWAMDLCRRLGLADQFIDTNQVEKKASVLWGGRLHELPEGLVTFTPSQLGPFFRSGLLSWMDLARMGCDVVIPPRRSNEDESLAAFFRRRFGRPACERVMEPLMAGIYAGDAEQMSLRATFPRFYELEQAHGSVIRGMVAARRARARQASDGRPRHTMFVTLRNGLGDLVTVLAGHIQKAGGVLKAGVQAEALRVRSHQAGRWMYDVICSDGTTLATEALVLATPAYVSAELVRPLTPLAAGLMEMIPYASTATVSIVYPAAAVGDRLQGFGFVVPRIEGRDLIAATWTSIKWPHRAPPDEVSVRCYLGGVGREAILQQDDEALTRCVREELASIVGLRATPRYVEVNRWHRAMPQYTIGHLDRLAQLEAALSRFRGLAVTGAAYRGVGIPDCIRDGTDTAARTLRYLQALAA; this is encoded by the coding sequence GTGGCGCGTATTTCACGCTCAGTCGTCATCGTCGGCGGAGGCATTGCGGGCCTCTCCACGGCCTTTGCCTTGTTGGAGCAGGCGGCAGCGGCAGAGGTCGCGCTCACCTGCACCATCCTCGACGCCGCGCCGGTTTGGGGCGGCAAGATCCTGACGCATCGGGTCGGCCGGTTGGTGATGGAGGCGGGGCCCGACTCCTTCCTGTCGCAAAAACCCTGGGCGATGGATCTCTGTCGGCGCCTGGGCCTGGCCGATCAGTTCATCGACACCAACCAGGTGGAAAAAAAAGCGAGTGTGCTGTGGGGCGGCCGGCTGCATGAATTGCCGGAAGGGCTGGTCACGTTCACTCCGAGTCAGTTGGGGCCGTTCTTTCGCAGCGGCCTGTTGTCCTGGATGGATCTGGCGCGTATGGGCTGTGACGTGGTGATTCCACCGCGTCGGTCGAACGAAGACGAATCCCTCGCTGCCTTTTTCCGCCGGCGATTCGGGCGACCTGCCTGTGAACGGGTCATGGAGCCGCTGATGGCGGGCATTTATGCCGGTGACGCCGAGCAGATGAGCCTGCGAGCGACCTTTCCTCGCTTCTATGAGTTGGAGCAGGCCCACGGCAGCGTGATTCGCGGCATGGTGGCGGCCCGCCGTGCAAGGGCGCGGCAGGCGTCGGACGGGCGGCCGAGACACACCATGTTCGTGACGTTGCGCAACGGCCTCGGTGACTTGGTGACGGTCCTGGCAGGCCACATTCAGAAGGCCGGTGGCGTTCTGAAGGCCGGAGTGCAAGCTGAGGCATTGCGGGTGCGGTCGCACCAGGCCGGTCGCTGGATGTACGATGTCATCTGCAGCGACGGTACGACCCTGGCGACGGAGGCGCTGGTGTTGGCGACACCGGCCTACGTGAGTGCCGAGTTGGTTCGGCCGCTGACTCCCCTGGCAGCGGGGTTGATGGAGATGATTCCCTATGCCTCGACCGCGACCGTTTCCATCGTCTATCCGGCTGCGGCGGTGGGCGACCGGCTGCAAGGGTTCGGATTCGTGGTTCCACGCATCGAGGGACGCGATCTGATTGCCGCCACCTGGACCTCGATCAAGTGGCCCCATCGGGCGCCTCCGGATGAGGTCTCCGTGCGTTGTTATCTGGGCGGGGTAGGGCGTGAGGCGATTTTGCAACAGGACGACGAAGCCTTGACGCGCTGTGTGCGGGAAGAACTCGCCTCCATCGTCGGCCTACGGGCGACACCCCGCTATGTGGAGGTGAACCGGTGGCATCGGGCGATGCCGCAGTATACGATCGGACATCTCGACCGGCTTGCGCAGTTGGAAGCGGCGCTCTCACGCTTCCGCGGCCTCGCCGTCACCGGCGCGGCCTATCGCGGGGTAGGCATCCCGGATTGTATCCGAGACGGCACCGACACGGCGGCGCGGACGCTCCGTTACCTGCAGGCGCTTGCTGCATGA
- a CDS encoding nitrogen regulation protein NtrY, putative: MPESMDMTKLAPPGVLRENKPSSSSIEHERRKRHVRPVWIVLILLLPCLALTVYYAQTAIPLGEESDSFLPSTGYAFVLLLVNLDLIGLVVLTLLLSRNLIKAYFERRHRLVGSGFRAKLVAAFIGFSLIPTVLLALVASGLVNKAVDVWFNDQIEHVMKDSYEVARMHHAGHVSLAINSARAISHEIFREELLLPEQRDLLVAAIARKRTEYATAGIEVFSSKMETLTKSLDPEVPVAVLDLPIGQLVLQVINGKQELTSVQEAQTGRLVRAGVPIASSVRRGEVEGVVVVDAYVPESLLGKMESIGRQYSEYKQMKAMKNPIKAGAYLLVAVITVMILFSATWFGFYVARGITVPIQRLAEATEAIAQGDLSVRIEAKATDEIGTLVESFNRMTADLQSSKTKVEEANVSLRQSNLELDRRRAYIETVVDTIAAGLLSIDRQGIITTFNPSAERILGLWADRFRGRSANEVFKEFKLDLFQSVYDRMSADHRENIALEGQLDLQGRFLTIGVHCSRMKDESHKDLGFVLIFEDLSELIKAQKAAAWREVAQRIAHEIKNPLTPIQLSAQRLRKKFQDKAPDFDRICDESTQVIVNEVGSLKQMLDEFSKFARMPAPHMTMGSLDDVVKEVVALYQSAHREIECVVDLDPDLPPFNFDREQIKRVLVNLCDNGIHAMNHKGRVWITTRYDTKQRRAVVTVADEGTGIAPEDQEKLFVPYFSRKKTGTGLGLAIVRRIVTDHDGQIHAGNHQPKGASFTFELPV, translated from the coding sequence ATGCCGGAATCGATGGACATGACGAAGCTCGCTCCGCCGGGCGTCCTGCGGGAAAATAAGCCGTCGTCTTCCTCCATCGAACATGAACGGCGGAAGCGCCACGTCCGGCCGGTCTGGATCGTCCTGATCCTGTTGCTGCCCTGTCTGGCCCTCACTGTCTACTATGCTCAGACGGCGATCCCGCTCGGCGAAGAGTCGGACTCGTTTCTGCCCAGTACCGGGTATGCCTTCGTGCTCTTGCTGGTCAATCTTGACCTGATCGGGTTGGTCGTCCTCACCCTGCTCCTGTCGCGCAATCTCATCAAGGCCTATTTCGAGCGGCGACATCGACTCGTGGGGTCGGGCTTCCGGGCGAAATTGGTCGCCGCCTTCATCGGATTTTCTCTGATTCCCACCGTCTTGCTGGCGTTGGTCGCCAGCGGCTTGGTCAACAAGGCCGTAGATGTCTGGTTCAACGATCAGATCGAACATGTCATGAAGGATTCGTATGAAGTCGCGCGTATGCACCATGCCGGGCATGTATCGCTGGCGATCAACAGCGCCCGCGCCATCAGCCATGAGATCTTCCGCGAAGAACTGCTGTTGCCTGAGCAGCGGGATCTGCTGGTGGCGGCGATCGCCCGCAAGCGAACGGAGTACGCGACGGCCGGGATCGAAGTCTTTTCCTCGAAGATGGAGACGCTGACCAAGTCGCTCGACCCTGAAGTGCCGGTCGCGGTGCTGGATTTGCCGATCGGCCAACTGGTGCTGCAGGTCATCAACGGCAAGCAGGAACTCACGTCCGTTCAAGAGGCTCAGACCGGACGGCTGGTCAGGGCCGGTGTCCCAATCGCGTCCAGTGTCCGTCGCGGTGAGGTCGAAGGGGTGGTGGTCGTGGATGCCTACGTGCCCGAGTCGTTGCTCGGCAAGATGGAAAGCATCGGCCGCCAATACTCCGAGTATAAACAGATGAAGGCGATGAAGAACCCCATCAAGGCCGGAGCCTATCTGCTCGTGGCGGTGATTACCGTCATGATTCTGTTCAGCGCCACCTGGTTCGGGTTCTATGTGGCGCGCGGCATCACCGTGCCGATTCAACGGCTGGCCGAGGCCACGGAAGCCATCGCGCAGGGAGATTTGTCGGTGCGGATCGAAGCCAAGGCGACGGATGAAATCGGTACCCTGGTCGAATCCTTCAACCGCATGACGGCCGATTTGCAGAGCAGCAAAACGAAGGTGGAGGAGGCCAACGTGTCGCTCCGGCAGTCCAACCTGGAATTGGATCGCCGGCGCGCCTACATCGAAACGGTGGTCGATACGATCGCGGCGGGGCTCCTCTCCATCGACCGGCAGGGGATCATCACCACATTTAATCCTTCGGCGGAGCGAATCCTGGGGCTTTGGGCCGACCGGTTCCGGGGCCGGTCCGCCAACGAGGTGTTCAAGGAGTTCAAACTGGACCTGTTTCAGTCCGTGTACGATCGCATGTCGGCCGACCATCGTGAGAACATCGCGCTTGAAGGACAGTTGGACTTACAGGGGCGGTTTCTGACCATCGGCGTGCACTGTTCCCGGATGAAGGACGAGTCGCACAAGGACCTGGGGTTCGTGCTGATCTTCGAGGACCTGTCGGAATTGATCAAGGCGCAGAAGGCTGCGGCCTGGCGTGAGGTCGCACAGCGGATCGCCCACGAGATCAAGAACCCGCTGACGCCCATTCAGCTTTCCGCGCAGCGGCTGCGAAAAAAGTTCCAGGACAAGGCGCCGGACTTCGACCGGATCTGCGACGAATCCACGCAGGTGATCGTGAACGAAGTCGGCAGCCTCAAGCAAATGCTGGACGAGTTCTCGAAGTTCGCGCGGATGCCGGCTCCGCACATGACGATGGGTTCGCTGGACGATGTCGTCAAGGAAGTGGTCGCCCTCTATCAGAGCGCGCACCGTGAGATCGAATGCGTGGTGGATCTCGACCCCGATCTGCCGCCGTTCAATTTCGATCGAGAACAGATCAAGCGCGTGCTGGTCAATCTGTGCGATAACGGTATCCACGCGATGAATCACAAGGGGCGTGTGTGGATTACGACGCGATATGACACGAAACAACGCCGGGCGGTGGTGACGGTTGCGGATGAGGGGACCGGCATTGCGCCGGAGGATCAGGAGAAGTTATTCGTGCCGTATTTTTCCCGGAAGAAGACCGGGACCGGGCTGGGACTGGCGATCGTGCGGCGGATTGTGACCGATCACGACGGTCAGATTCACGCGGGAAATCACCAGCCCAAGGGGGCGTCGTTTACCTTCGAATTACCGGTGTAA
- a CDS encoding fatty acid desaturase, with protein sequence MSNDLHPLTLPETGEPSKVQEPPKGGAAWISILRWFDSWAGLEHMKTDGPKTVDWLRAIPLITVHVICLGVFIVGWSWTAVGVAAAFYFLRMFAITGWYHRYFSHRTFKTSRACQFAFALLGASCAQRGPLWWAGHHRHHHIYSDKPEDVHSVRQDGFLWSHIGWITSDKFFPPRLKSIGDFAKFPELRFLDRFDTLVPTLCGFGMFGLGKVLETYAPGLGTNGPQMLIWGFFVSTVALLHGTCTINSLSHVYGSQRYKTGDDSKNNFFLAMITLGEGWHNNHHYYAASTRQGFYWWEIDITYYILKAMQALGLVWDIREVPSHVREGKSKLA encoded by the coding sequence ATGAGTAATGACCTGCATCCGCTCACCCTACCAGAGACCGGTGAGCCGTCCAAAGTCCAAGAACCGCCCAAAGGTGGCGCCGCCTGGATCTCGATCCTCCGTTGGTTCGACTCCTGGGCCGGCCTTGAGCACATGAAGACCGACGGCCCTAAGACCGTCGATTGGTTGCGGGCCATTCCCCTCATCACCGTGCACGTGATCTGCCTGGGCGTGTTCATCGTCGGCTGGAGTTGGACGGCCGTCGGCGTCGCAGCCGCATTCTATTTCCTGCGCATGTTCGCCATCACCGGATGGTACCATCGCTATTTCTCGCACCGCACGTTCAAGACTTCGCGGGCCTGTCAGTTTGCCTTCGCCCTCCTCGGGGCTTCCTGCGCACAACGCGGCCCGCTCTGGTGGGCAGGACACCACCGCCACCACCACATCTACTCCGACAAGCCCGAAGACGTGCACTCAGTGCGCCAAGACGGATTTCTCTGGTCCCACATCGGCTGGATCACATCCGATAAATTTTTTCCGCCGCGCCTGAAGAGCATCGGTGATTTCGCCAAGTTTCCCGAACTGCGGTTCCTGGATCGATTCGATACCCTCGTCCCGACGCTCTGCGGATTCGGGATGTTCGGCCTGGGAAAGGTGCTGGAAACCTATGCGCCTGGCCTCGGCACCAACGGCCCGCAAATGCTGATTTGGGGATTTTTCGTCTCCACCGTCGCGTTGCTCCACGGCACCTGCACCATCAACTCGCTCTCACATGTCTATGGGTCTCAGCGCTATAAGACCGGCGACGACAGCAAGAACAATTTTTTCCTCGCCATGATCACCTTGGGCGAAGGTTGGCACAACAACCACCATTATTACGCTGCCTCGACCCGCCAAGGCTTCTACTGGTGGGAAATCGACATCACCTACTACATCTTGAAGGCGATGCAAGCGCTGGGGTTAGTCTGGGACATTCGAGAAGTGCCTTCCCACGTGCGAGAGGGCAAGAGCAAACTCGCCTAA